The Actinoplanes sp. N902-109 genomic interval GCCAGTGGCAGCAGAATCAGCGCGCAAGCCGGGAGAACCAGTCTCGGTACGCGAGCCGAAAGCCGCCACAGGGCCACCGCCCGCCACAAGGCCAGAGCCCGCCGCAGAGCCCGAGCCCGCCGCAGGGCTAGAGCCGGCCGCAGGGCCGGAGCCGGCCGACCGGCCGGGGAAGCCGCGCACCGGCACGCCCCGGCGCTTTGCGGGGGTGCGGGCGGCGGTGCGCTCTGCACGTACGGGATAAGACGGAGACGGCCCGGGCTCAGCACCCGGGCCGTTCTGTCCCTCGCCGGAGCGTGGGTTGGTCATCGGTTTGTCAGCTCGCCGGCCGGACCACGATGCGGCGGTTGGGCTCGACGCCCTCGGACTCGCTCTCGACGCCCGAGATGGCGTTGACCACGTCGTGGACGCACTTGCGCTCGAAGGCCGACATGGGCTCGAGGCGGACCGCGTCGCCGTGCTCCTTGACCTTCTCGACGGCGTTGCGGGCGACGGCAGTGAGTTCCTTGCGGCGGGTCGCGCGGTAGCCGCCGATGTCCAGCAGGAGCCGGCTGGGGGAGCCGGTGGCGCGGAAGATCGCGAGGCGGGTGAGCTCCTGCAGCGCCTCCAGCGTGGCGCCGCGCTGGCCGACGAGCGGCTGCAGCCGGCCGCCCACCACCTCGACCATCGGACGGCCACCGGAGACGAGCTCGTCGATGTCGCCGTCGTAGTCGAGGATGTCGAGCAGCCCCTCGATGTAGTCGGCCGCGATCTCGCTCTGCCGGAACAGGTCGGAGTCGGAGGCCTCCGACTTCTTGGGCTCCTCGGTACCGGCGGACTCCGCGGTCACGGGCGCAGCCGTCTCCTCGGTG includes:
- a CDS encoding R3H domain-containing nucleic acid-binding protein; amino-acid sequence: MTDTSTPSTEETAAPVTAESAGTEEPKKSEASDSDLFRQSEIAADYIEGLLDILDYDGDIDELVSGGRPMVEVVGGRLQPLVGQRGATLEALQELTRLAIFRATGSPSRLLLDIGGYRATRRKELTAVARNAVEKVKEHGDAVRLEPMSAFERKCVHDVVNAISGVESESEGVEPNRRIVVRPAS